A portion of the Acidisoma sp. PAMC 29798 genome contains these proteins:
- a CDS encoding DUF7256 domain-containing protein, which translates to MDYAALARLRPLMPLQVLAEIVGPAWTPPTADTAGRVFLSGVPGFAAQVDEAGLLGRVSFYRDFPSDLVVEGLHAGMALDAVRQLYPRTVVSAEQASPGIEGFETALPNGNAPHALQGQSAAGLRPAVARRRLSRAEHATGLAAPRQSLRPRPVAASGRPGSRREPRLVPRPAAWVAARAMAAGLQDRAAHAPRLHPEAAA; encoded by the coding sequence ATGGATTACGCCGCACTTGCTCGCCTGCGCCCGTTGATGCCGCTGCAGGTGCTGGCTGAGATAGTGGGACCCGCCTGGACTCCGCCGACGGCCGACACGGCTGGGCGGGTGTTCCTGTCCGGCGTGCCGGGGTTTGCCGCCCAGGTCGACGAGGCCGGCCTGCTCGGCCGCGTCAGCTTCTACCGCGACTTCCCGTCCGACCTGGTCGTCGAGGGTCTGCACGCCGGCATGGCGCTGGACGCGGTGCGGCAACTTTACCCTCGCACGGTGGTCAGCGCGGAACAGGCCTCGCCCGGCATCGAAGGCTTCGAGACGGCCTTACCGAACGGCAACGCTCCACATGCGCTTCAAGGACAATCGGCTGCTGGGCTTCGACCTGCTGTGGCCAGGCGCCGTCTATCCCGAGCCGAACACGCAACAGGCCTGGCCGCGCCACGCCAAAGCCTACGACCTCGCCCTGTTGCCGCATCGGGCCGACCGGGGAGCCGCCGGGAACCACGGCTGGTGCCACGGCCTGCCGCCTGGGTTGCGGCCAGAGCAATGGCCGCTGGACTCCAGGACCGGGCAGCCCATGCGCCACGCCTTCACCCTGAAGCTGCCGCCTGA